A window from Staphylococcus succinus encodes these proteins:
- a CDS encoding polyprenyl synthetase family protein has protein sequence MSKLNMNSEIKKIEKRLEQAIKSEDKVLEEAAFHLFSSGGKRVRPAVAILSSQFGKEMNEDVYRVAVALELIHMATLVHDDVIDKSDKRRGRLTIAKKWNQSTAILTGNFLLALGLEHISGIEDNRVHTIISNSIIDVCMGELFQFQDQFNGHQSITNYLRRINRKTALLIQLSTEVGAIASGADIKTVHNLKMIGHYIGMSFQIVDDILDFTSTEKQLGKPVGSDLMNGHITLPVLLEMKKNSAFKQQIQQLNPNSSPETFKYCIDTVRSSDVIQQCLSISNKYLDKALNLIDELENDSAKVLFKKLIKKVGKRNV, from the coding sequence GTGTCAAAGTTAAATATGAATAGCGAAATAAAAAAAATCGAAAAACGATTAGAGCAGGCTATAAAAAGCGAAGATAAAGTGCTTGAAGAAGCTGCCTTTCATTTATTTTCTTCAGGAGGAAAACGCGTTAGACCTGCTGTTGCAATTTTAAGTAGTCAATTTGGTAAAGAAATGAACGAAGATGTATACCGTGTTGCAGTAGCTTTAGAACTCATACACATGGCAACTTTGGTGCATGATGATGTCATTGATAAAAGTGATAAGCGTCGCGGTAGACTTACTATTGCTAAAAAATGGAATCAAAGCACAGCTATACTAACTGGTAATTTCTTACTCGCTTTAGGACTTGAACATATATCAGGCATTGAAGATAATCGTGTTCATACAATTATATCTAATTCAATTATAGATGTGTGCATGGGGGAGTTGTTTCAGTTCCAGGATCAATTCAACGGGCATCAGTCTATCACTAATTACCTACGTAGAATTAATCGGAAAACAGCATTACTGATTCAATTATCTACTGAAGTAGGTGCCATCGCTTCTGGTGCTGATATTAAAACTGTCCATAATCTAAAAATGATTGGTCATTACATTGGTATGAGTTTTCAAATTGTAGATGACATATTAGATTTTACAAGTACAGAAAAGCAATTAGGTAAACCTGTGGGCAGTGATTTGATGAATGGTCATATTACATTACCTGTTTTATTAGAAATGAAAAAAAATAGTGCGTTTAAACAGCAGATACAACAATTAAATCCTAATAGTAGCCCAGAAACGTTTAAATACTGTATTGACACAGTTAGATCATCTGATGTCATTCAACAATGCCTAAGTATTAGTAATAAGTATTTAGATAAAGCTTTAAACCTAATTGATGAGTTAGAAAATGATAGCGCAAAAGTACTATTCAAAAAACTGATTAAAAAAGTTGGCAAAAGAAATGTGTAA
- a CDS encoding HU family DNA-binding protein, producing MNKTDLINAVAEQADLTKKEAGLAVDAVFESIQSSLSKGEKVQLIGFGNFEVRERAARKGRNPQTGKEIDIPASKVPAFKAGKALKDAVK from the coding sequence ATGAACAAGACAGATTTAATCAATGCTGTTGCTGAACAAGCTGACTTAACTAAAAAAGAAGCTGGTTTAGCTGTTGATGCAGTATTCGAATCAATTCAATCATCACTTTCTAAAGGTGAAAAAGTACAATTAATTGGATTCGGTAACTTCGAAGTACGCGAACGCGCTGCACGTAAAGGCCGTAATCCACAAACTGGTAAAGAAATTGATATCCCTGCAAGCAAAGTTCCAGCATTCAAAGCTGGTAAAGCTTTAAAAGACGCAGTAAAATAA
- the aroC gene encoding chorismate synthase, producing the protein MRYLTSGESHGPQLTVIIEGVPANLEIKVEEINEEMFKRQGGYGRGRRMQIEKDSVEIVSGVRNGYTLGSPITLVVTNDDFTHWKNIMGANPISEEDQENMKRVITKPRPGHADLIGGMKYNHRDLRNVLERSSARETAARVAVGAVSKILLKQLDINLYSRVVEIGGIKDDVEYDIETIKSNIDKNDVRVINDEVAQQMRDKIDAAKKAGDTIGGVVQTVIEGVPVGIGSYVHYDRKLDGRIAQGVVSINAFKGVSFGEGFRSAEKPGSEIQDEILYDESHGYYRGSNHLGGFEGGMSNGMPIVVNGVMKPIPTLYKPLNSVDINTKESFKASIERSDSCAVPAASVVVENVVAFEIAKAILEEFHSNHIDQLKKQIDEQRLLNIEY; encoded by the coding sequence ATGAGATATTTAACTTCTGGGGAATCACATGGACCACAGTTAACAGTTATTATTGAAGGTGTACCAGCAAATTTAGAGATTAAAGTAGAAGAAATTAATGAAGAAATGTTTAAACGTCAAGGCGGTTACGGCAGAGGTCGACGTATGCAAATTGAAAAAGATAGTGTAGAGATTGTTTCAGGCGTACGTAATGGTTATACATTAGGAAGTCCAATCACACTTGTTGTCACTAATGATGACTTTACACATTGGAAGAATATTATGGGCGCAAATCCTATTAGTGAAGAAGATCAAGAAAACATGAAACGTGTAATCACTAAACCACGTCCTGGCCATGCTGACTTAATTGGGGGCATGAAATATAATCACAGAGATTTAAGAAATGTGTTAGAGCGTTCATCTGCTAGAGAAACTGCAGCACGTGTTGCAGTAGGGGCAGTATCAAAAATTCTATTAAAACAACTTGATATTAATTTATATAGTAGAGTCGTTGAAATTGGTGGTATTAAAGATGACGTAGAGTACGACATTGAAACTATTAAATCGAACATCGATAAAAATGATGTTCGTGTAATAAATGATGAAGTCGCACAACAAATGCGTGACAAGATAGACGCTGCTAAAAAAGCCGGAGATACTATTGGTGGCGTGGTACAAACTGTAATTGAAGGCGTGCCAGTAGGTATTGGAAGCTATGTCCACTATGATCGTAAACTAGATGGCAGAATCGCCCAAGGCGTTGTGAGCATTAATGCATTTAAAGGTGTAAGTTTCGGTGAAGGATTTAGATCTGCAGAAAAACCTGGTAGTGAAATACAAGATGAAATACTTTATGATGAATCACATGGTTATTACAGAGGATCGAATCACTTAGGTGGATTTGAAGGTGGTATGTCCAATGGTATGCCTATTGTTGTAAATGGTGTAATGAAACCTATCCCAACACTATACAAACCATTAAATTCAGTTGACATTAATACTAAAGAATCATTTAAAGCTTCAATAGAACGCTCTGATAGTTGTGCAGTACCAGCAGCTAGTGTAGTTGTAGAGAATGTAGTGGCATTTGAAATTGCAAAAGCTATTTTAGAAGAGTTCCATTCAAATCATATCGATCAATTAAAAAAACAAATTGATGAACAACGCTTATTAAACATAGAATACTAA
- a CDS encoding demethylmenaquinone methyltransferase, with protein sequence MADNKAKKEQVHNVFQNISGKYDRLNNIISFEQHKTWRKRVMKEMNVKPGSKALDVCCGTADWSISLSKAVGPNGEVTGVDFSENMLEVGKEKTKDMDNIKLVHGDAMNLPFEDNEFDYVTIGFGLRNVPDYLATLKELNRVLKPGGMVVCLETSQPTTPVFKQLYKLYFKFVMPIFGKIFAKSKDEYEWLQQSTFDFPGKEKLKRLFTQAGFSNIKVRSFTGGVAAMHLGYK encoded by the coding sequence ATGGCAGATAATAAAGCAAAGAAAGAACAAGTACATAATGTTTTCCAGAATATATCAGGTAAATATGATCGCCTTAATAATATTATTAGCTTTGAACAACACAAAACATGGAGAAAGCGTGTTATGAAAGAAATGAACGTCAAGCCAGGTAGTAAAGCGTTAGACGTATGCTGTGGCACTGCTGATTGGTCGATCTCACTTAGTAAAGCTGTTGGTCCCAATGGCGAAGTTACTGGCGTTGACTTCAGTGAGAACATGCTAGAAGTGGGTAAAGAAAAGACTAAAGATATGGACAATATAAAACTTGTTCATGGTGACGCAATGAATCTACCCTTTGAAGATAATGAATTCGATTATGTAACTATTGGCTTTGGTTTGAGAAACGTGCCTGATTACCTAGCTACACTCAAAGAATTAAATAGAGTACTTAAGCCAGGAGGCATGGTCGTTTGTTTAGAAACAAGTCAGCCTACAACACCTGTTTTCAAACAATTATACAAACTATACTTTAAATTTGTAATGCCGATTTTTGGCAAGATTTTCGCCAAATCAAAAGATGAATATGAGTGGTTACAACAATCAACGTTTGATTTTCCTGGTAAGGAAAAATTAAAACGACTCTTTACACAAGCAGGTTTCAGTAATATCAAAGTCCGTAGCTTTACAGGTGGCGTTGCAGCAATGCACCTTGGCTATAAATAA
- the aroB gene encoding 3-dehydroquinate synthase — protein sequence MKLETTYKSNNYPIVVEHQALDQLHNYIEGYQDIVLVVDATVDINWKSTLEFITTEYGAHKLVIPSGETTKSFSFYEEMMETLLSKQLTRDTCLIAVGGGATGDFTGFLAATLLRGVDFIQVPTTILAHDSSVGGKVGINSKHGKNLIGAFYRPKAVIYDLNFLDTLPYSEVLSGYAEVYKHALLSSAEAVRNIETQFPNATALASLNEIEYYIFKGIETKLNIIIKDEKETNVRKFLNLGHTFGHAVEYTFKIPHGHAVMIGMIYQFIVANQQLNQDFDIAHYIDYLSALNYPLDIINTFDFETLYHLMLKDKKNDQQGVQMVLLDGIGHPVVKHVDKEALLQAYTTLLTYFKK from the coding sequence ATGAAATTAGAAACTACTTATAAATCAAACAACTATCCAATTGTTGTAGAACATCAAGCGCTAGATCAACTACACAATTATATTGAAGGTTATCAAGATATAGTCTTAGTTGTCGACGCTACCGTAGATATTAATTGGAAAAGCACATTAGAATTTATAACTACAGAATATGGTGCACATAAGCTCGTCATTCCTTCAGGGGAAACAACCAAGTCATTTAGTTTTTATGAAGAAATGATGGAAACATTATTAAGTAAACAATTGACTCGTGATACGTGCCTAATTGCTGTTGGTGGTGGAGCGACTGGAGACTTTACAGGCTTTCTTGCTGCAACACTTTTACGTGGTGTTGATTTTATACAAGTCCCTACAACAATTCTTGCGCATGACTCTAGTGTTGGTGGTAAAGTTGGTATTAATTCTAAACATGGTAAAAATTTAATTGGCGCTTTTTATAGACCTAAAGCTGTCATTTATGATTTGAACTTTTTAGACACTTTACCATACTCTGAAGTTTTAAGCGGTTATGCTGAAGTATATAAACATGCCTTATTAAGTAGTGCAGAAGCAGTGCGAAATATAGAAACACAATTTCCAAATGCCACTGCTTTAGCATCACTAAATGAAATAGAATATTATATATTTAAAGGTATCGAAACTAAACTTAATATTATTATCAAGGATGAAAAAGAGACTAATGTACGTAAATTCTTAAATCTAGGGCATACATTCGGCCATGCTGTAGAATATACGTTTAAAATTCCACATGGCCACGCAGTAATGATTGGTATGATTTACCAATTCATTGTAGCTAATCAGCAACTCAATCAAGATTTTGACATTGCGCACTACATCGATTATTTAAGTGCTTTAAATTATCCTTTAGACATTATAAATACTTTCGACTTCGAAACGCTTTATCATTTAATGCTCAAAGATAAGAAAAATGATCAACAAGGTGTACAAATGGTGTTATTAGATGGCATTGGTCATCCTGTAGTAAAACATGTAGATAAAGAGGCACTTCTACAAGCATACACAACATTACTAACATATTTTAAAAAG
- the ndk gene encoding nucleoside-diphosphate kinase: protein MERTFLMIKPDAVQRNMVGEIISRIEQKGLKLVGGKFMTVPQSLAEEHYSEHKEKPFYNNLIEFITSAPVFAMVVEAEDAVNISRHIIGKTNPSEATPGTIRGDLGLTVGRNIIHGSDSVESANKEIKLWFKPEELSDYTESREAWLYE from the coding sequence ATGGAAAGAACATTTCTAATGATCAAACCGGACGCGGTTCAACGTAATATGGTAGGAGAAATTATTTCTCGTATAGAACAAAAGGGACTAAAATTAGTAGGCGGAAAATTTATGACTGTACCTCAATCGTTAGCCGAGGAGCATTACTCAGAACATAAAGAAAAGCCATTCTACAATAATCTGATTGAATTCATTACATCTGCACCCGTTTTTGCAATGGTGGTTGAAGCTGAAGATGCTGTGAATATTTCACGTCACATCATTGGTAAGACAAACCCATCTGAAGCCACACCTGGAACAATTAGAGGAGACTTAGGCTTAACAGTTGGTAGAAATATCATACATGGTTCTGATTCAGTGGAATCTGCAAATAAAGAAATTAAACTTTGGTTTAAACCTGAAGAGTTAAGTGATTATACAGAATCACGTGAAGCATGGTTATACGAATAA
- the der gene encoding ribosome biogenesis GTPase Der, producing the protein MTKPIVAIVGRPNVGKSTIFNRVVGERVSIVEDTPGVTRDRIYSSGEWLTHDFNVIDTGGIEIGDAPFQTQIKAQAEIAIDEADVIIFMVNVREGLTQSDEVVAQMLYKSKKPVVLAVNKVDNPEMRSEIYDFYSLGFGDPYPISGSHGLGLGDLLDEVVKHFKEEEEDPYDDDTIRLSIIGRPNVGKSSLVNAILGEDRVIVSNVAGTTRDAVDTEYSYDGQDYVLIDTAGMRKKGKVYENTEKYSVLRALKAIERSNVILVVIDADQGIIEQDKRVAGYAHEEGKAIVIVVNKWDTVDKDTNTMKKFKDEVRKEFQFLDYAEVAFVSAKEKQRLRTLFPYIQQASENHKKRVQSSTLNEVVTDAISMNPTPTDKGRRLNVFYSTQVAIEPPTFIVFVNDVELMHFSYKRYLENQIRAAFGFEGTPVHIIPRKRN; encoded by the coding sequence ATGACTAAACCTATAGTAGCAATTGTAGGCAGGCCCAATGTGGGTAAGTCAACAATTTTTAACAGAGTCGTAGGTGAACGTGTATCTATAGTAGAAGATACACCAGGTGTGACTCGTGATAGAATTTATTCATCAGGTGAATGGTTAACACATGATTTCAATGTTATTGATACAGGTGGTATTGAAATTGGAGATGCACCATTCCAAACACAAATTAAAGCTCAAGCAGAAATCGCAATTGATGAAGCTGATGTAATTATATTTATGGTGAATGTAAGAGAAGGATTGACACAAAGTGATGAAGTTGTAGCACAAATGCTATATAAATCAAAGAAACCAGTTGTTTTAGCAGTAAACAAAGTAGATAATCCAGAAATGAGAAGTGAAATTTATGATTTTTATTCACTTGGTTTTGGAGACCCTTATCCAATTTCTGGGTCACATGGATTAGGTTTAGGTGATTTACTAGATGAAGTAGTTAAACACTTTAAAGAAGAAGAAGAAGACCCTTATGATGACGATACAATCCGTTTGTCCATTATTGGACGTCCTAATGTTGGTAAATCTAGCTTAGTAAATGCAATACTCGGTGAAGACCGTGTAATCGTATCAAACGTAGCTGGCACAACACGCGATGCTGTGGATACTGAATATAGTTATGATGGGCAAGATTACGTATTAATTGATACTGCGGGAATGCGTAAAAAAGGTAAAGTGTATGAAAATACAGAAAAATATTCTGTTTTACGTGCCTTAAAGGCGATTGAACGTTCAAATGTGATCTTAGTTGTTATTGATGCTGATCAAGGCATCATTGAACAAGATAAACGCGTAGCTGGATATGCTCATGAAGAAGGTAAAGCAATAGTTATAGTAGTTAACAAATGGGATACAGTTGATAAAGACACAAATACTATGAAGAAATTTAAAGATGAAGTTCGTAAAGAATTTCAGTTTTTAGATTACGCTGAAGTTGCCTTTGTTTCTGCAAAAGAAAAACAAAGATTGAGAACTTTATTCCCATATATTCAACAAGCTAGTGAAAATCATAAAAAACGTGTGCAAAGTTCAACGTTAAACGAAGTAGTAACTGATGCTATCTCAATGAATCCAACACCAACTGATAAAGGTCGAAGACTTAACGTTTTCTATTCTACACAGGTAGCGATAGAGCCACCAACATTTATAGTGTTTGTAAACGATGTAGAATTAATGCATTTTTCTTATAAACGTTATCTTGAGAATCAAATCAGAGCAGCATTTGGATTTGAAGGCACACCAGTGCATATTATACCGAGAAAAAGAAATTAG
- a CDS encoding NAD(P)H-dependent glycerol-3-phosphate dehydrogenase, with the protein MTKVTVFGTGSFGTALANVLAENGHQVLMWGKNEHTVSEINEQHMNSKYLKQAKLDVSIEATLDINKATHFSEIYLMALPTKAMREVATEIDALLSSKKTFIHVAKGIENDTFKRVSEMLEDSISPAHNAGIGVLSGPSHAEEVVIKQPTTVAASSKNAEVSLLTQDLFMNDYLRVYTNDDLVGVELGGALKNIIAVASGVITGMGFGDNAKAALMTRGLAEISRLGEKLGADPITFLGLGGIGDLIVTCTSTHSRNFTLGYKLGEGKSLDEALNEMNMVVEGVYTTKSVYHLAKEQGVEMPIAEALYSVLFENRPVTESVKDLMGRGKKAE; encoded by the coding sequence ATGACTAAAGTTACAGTCTTTGGCACAGGAAGTTTTGGTACAGCACTAGCTAATGTATTAGCAGAAAATGGGCATCAAGTACTTATGTGGGGGAAAAATGAACACACTGTTTCAGAAATTAATGAACAACATATGAATAGTAAATACTTGAAACAAGCGAAACTTGATGTATCAATTGAAGCTACTTTAGATATAAATAAAGCTACGCATTTTTCAGAAATATATTTAATGGCATTGCCAACAAAAGCAATGAGAGAAGTGGCCACTGAAATCGATGCACTTTTATCATCTAAAAAAACATTTATACACGTAGCAAAAGGGATTGAAAATGATACGTTCAAACGTGTTTCAGAGATGTTAGAAGATTCTATATCGCCAGCTCATAACGCGGGTATTGGCGTGTTATCAGGACCTAGTCACGCGGAAGAAGTAGTGATTAAACAACCAACAACGGTTGCTGCTTCTTCTAAAAATGCTGAGGTAAGTCTATTAACGCAAGATTTATTCATGAATGATTATTTACGTGTTTACACTAATGATGATCTTGTAGGGGTAGAATTAGGTGGAGCACTTAAAAATATTATAGCTGTCGCTAGTGGAGTTATCACAGGTATGGGCTTTGGTGATAATGCTAAAGCTGCCTTAATGACAAGAGGATTAGCAGAAATTAGTCGTTTAGGCGAAAAATTAGGTGCAGATCCGATTACCTTCTTAGGCCTAGGAGGCATTGGTGATTTAATTGTTACATGTACTTCCACACATTCAAGAAATTTCACTTTAGGATATAAGTTAGGTGAAGGTAAATCTTTAGATGAAGCACTAAATGAAATGAATATGGTAGTAGAAGGTGTGTATACAACGAAATCTGTTTATCACTTAGCAAAAGAACAGGGTGTAGAAATGCCTATCGCTGAAGCGCTTTACAGCGTTTTATTCGAAAATAGACCCGTTACTGAAAGTGTCAAAGATTTAATGGGACGCGGAAAAAAAGCAGAATAA